The following are encoded in a window of Glandiceps talaboti chromosome 5, keGlaTala1.1, whole genome shotgun sequence genomic DNA:
- the LOC144435222 gene encoding fumarylacetoacetase-like — protein sequence MSFIQYSPECNFSIHNLPYGVFSTAKNERHRIGVAIGDQVLDLSAIKDLFTGPILSECNQVFDEPVLNGFMALGQPAWAEARSTLQKLLSKDDPTLRDNSELRATALVPQSEAIMHLPAKIGDYTDFYSSVHHATNVGIMFRGKENALMPNWKHLPVGYHGRASSVVVSGTPVRRPCGQMKPDETQPPTFGPCKLFDIELEMAFFTGGPATKLGEPISVANAHQHIFGMVIMNDWSARDIQKWEYVPLGPFLGKSFGTSISPWVVTMEALAPFALPNPTQDPEPLPYLRHEDPYTFDINLSFAVKGEGMAEPTVVSNSNSKYLYWTMKQQLAHHTVNGCNINPGDLMASGTISGSTEDSYGSMLELCWKGTKVIDLGNGETRKFLKDGDEAILSGYCQGDGYRVGFGDCTGKVLPARPL from the exons GAACGTCATCGTATTGGTGTAGCCATTGGTGATCAAGTCTTGGATCTCAGTGCCATTAAAGATTTGTTCACTGGTCCAATTTTGTCAGAATGTAACCAAGTCTTTGATGAG CCTGTTTTGAATGGATTTATGGCTTTGGGCCAACCAGCATGGGCAGAGGCAAGATCTACACTGCAGAAATTGCTCTCAAAAGATGATCCAACATTGAGAGATAACAGTGAATTAAGAGCTAC aGCATTAGTTCCTCAAAGTGAGGCCATAATGCACCTTCCAGCCAAGATAGGGGACTACACTGATTTTTATTCCTCCGTACACCATGCAACGAATGTTGGTATTATGTTTAGAGGAAAAGAGAATGCTTTGATGCCAAACTG GAAGCATCTTCCAGTTGGTTATCATGGCCGTGCCTCCTCAGTTGTTGTGTCAGGTACACCCGTCAGAAGACCATGTGGTCAAATGAAACCAGACGAAA CACAACCTCCCACCTTTGGTCCTTGCAAACTCTTTGATATCGAACTGGAAATG GCATTCTTCACTGGTGGACCTGCAACAAAACTTGGTGAACCTATCTCTGTGGCTAATGCTCATCAGCATATCTTTGGAATGGTCATTATGAATGATTGGAGTG CCCGTGATATACAGAAATGGGAATATGTTCCCCTGGGTCCATTCCTTGGTAAAAGTTTTGGTACTTCTATATCTCCATGGGTAGTCACAATGGAAGCATTAGCACCATTTGCTCTCCCAAATCCAACCCAG GACCCAGAACCACTGCCTTATCTAAGACATGAAGACCCATACACATTTGACATCAATTTGTCTTTTGCTGTGAAAG GGGAAGGAATGGCAGAACCAACGGTTGTCTCCAACTCTAATTCTAAG TACTTGTACTGGACAATGAAGCAGCAGTTAGCACATCACACTGTCAATGGATGTAATATTAATCCTGGTGATTTGATGGCATCTGGTACAATCAGTGGTTCA ACTGAGGATTCTTATGGCAGTATGTTAGAATTGTGTTGGAAGGGAACTAAAGTCATTGATCTTGGAAATGGAGAGACTCGTAAATTCCTTAAAGATGGTGATGAAGCCATTTTGTCAG GATACTGTCAGGGAGATGGTTATCGTGTTGGTTTTGGTGATTGCACTGGAAAGGTTTTACCAGCACGTCCACTCTAA